The following proteins are co-located in the Mesorhizobium sp. M1E.F.Ca.ET.045.02.1.1 genome:
- a CDS encoding DnaJ C-terminal domain-containing protein, which produces MRDPYEVLGVAKNASAKEIKSAYRKLAKKHHPDQNPNDPKAKDRFAAANQAYEIVGDEKSRAAYDRGEIDADGKPRFQGFEGAAGGGDPFAGFRRQQGPGGAQHFEFRTGRPGGDPFDGNSDIFSQIFGDAFSGARGAGRGDRRQPVQAADLNVTLDITVEEAATAEKVTAMFPDGRKMAVKLPAYVEDGQTIRLKGQGEQGPGQPGDALVKIHIRRHPRYRIEGRDLHVDLPVDLADAVLGAKVAVETPTGKLAVNVPAWSSSDKVLRLKGRGLPEKAGGHGDLYAHVRLMLPEGGDADLEALIRRRKG; this is translated from the coding sequence ATGCGCGACCCCTATGAGGTGCTGGGCGTTGCCAAGAACGCATCGGCCAAGGAAATAAAATCGGCGTACCGCAAGCTCGCCAAGAAGCATCATCCGGACCAGAATCCGAATGATCCGAAGGCGAAGGACCGTTTTGCCGCCGCGAACCAGGCCTACGAGATCGTCGGCGACGAGAAGTCGCGCGCCGCCTACGATCGCGGCGAGATCGACGCCGACGGCAAGCCGCGATTCCAGGGTTTCGAGGGTGCGGCCGGCGGTGGCGATCCGTTCGCCGGGTTCCGTCGTCAGCAGGGCCCCGGCGGCGCGCAGCATTTCGAATTTCGCACGGGACGGCCCGGCGGCGATCCGTTCGACGGCAACAGCGATATCTTCAGCCAGATCTTCGGCGATGCCTTCTCGGGCGCGCGCGGCGCAGGCCGCGGCGACCGTCGCCAGCCGGTGCAGGCGGCGGACCTCAACGTCACGCTCGATATCACCGTCGAAGAGGCAGCTACTGCCGAGAAGGTGACGGCGATGTTCCCCGACGGCCGCAAGATGGCGGTCAAGCTTCCGGCCTATGTCGAAGACGGCCAGACCATCCGCCTCAAGGGCCAGGGCGAGCAAGGGCCTGGCCAGCCGGGCGACGCGCTGGTCAAGATCCACATCCGCCGCCATCCGCGCTACCGCATCGAAGGCCGCGACCTGCATGTCGACCTGCCCGTCGACCTGGCCGACGCGGTGCTCGGCGCCAAGGTGGCGGTCGAGACGCCGACCGGCAAGCTCGCGGTCAACGTCCCGGCATGGTCGAGTTCGGACAAGGTGCTGCGCCTGAAGGGCAGAGGTTTGCCGGAAAAAGCAGGCGGTCACGGCGACCTCTACGCGCATGTGCGGCTGATGCTGCCGGAGGGCGGAGACGCCGATCTCGAAGCCCTGATTCGCCGCCGAAAAGGCTGA
- the fabI gene encoding enoyl-ACP reductase FabI has product MAGGQGLMAGKRGLILGVANNRSIAFGIAKACVDHGAEIALTYQGEAFKKRVEPLAAELNAHVAGHCDVTDPESLDAVFADIAKHWGKLDFLVHAIAFSDKDELTGRYVETTRDNFLRTMDISVFSFTTIAKRAEPLMSEGGSLLTLTYYGAEKVMPHYNVMGVAKAALEASVRYLAVDLGAKKIRVNAISAGPIKTLAASGIGDFRYILKWNEYNAPLKQTVTQEEVGDSAVYFLSDLSRGVTGEVHHVDSGYHVVGMKAVDAPDISTVKD; this is encoded by the coding sequence ATGGCGGGTGGACAGGGCCTGATGGCAGGTAAGCGGGGCCTTATTCTCGGCGTCGCGAACAATCGGTCGATCGCTTTCGGCATCGCCAAGGCCTGCGTCGATCACGGCGCCGAAATCGCGCTGACCTATCAGGGCGAGGCCTTCAAGAAGCGCGTCGAGCCGCTGGCGGCGGAACTCAATGCGCATGTCGCCGGCCATTGCGACGTCACCGACCCGGAAAGCCTCGACGCCGTCTTTGCCGACATCGCCAAGCATTGGGGCAAGCTGGATTTCCTCGTCCATGCCATCGCTTTTTCCGACAAGGACGAGCTCACCGGCCGTTATGTCGAGACGACGCGCGACAATTTCCTGCGCACCATGGACATTTCGGTGTTTTCCTTCACCACCATCGCCAAGCGCGCAGAGCCGCTGATGAGCGAGGGCGGTTCGCTTTTGACGCTGACCTACTACGGCGCCGAGAAGGTGATGCCGCACTACAACGTCATGGGTGTGGCCAAGGCGGCGCTTGAAGCCAGTGTGCGCTATCTCGCCGTCGACCTCGGCGCCAAGAAAATCCGCGTCAACGCGATTTCGGCCGGCCCGATCAAGACGCTGGCCGCCTCCGGTATCGGCGACTTCCGCTATATCCTGAAGTGGAACGAGTACAACGCCCCGCTGAAGCAGACGGTGACGCAGGAAGAAGTCGGCGATTCCGCCGTCTATTTCCTGTCGGACCTGTCGCGCGGCGTAACCGGCGAGGTTCACCATGTCGATTCCGGCTACCACGTCGTCGGCATGAAAGCGGTCGACGCGCCGGATATCTCGACCGTCAAGGATTAG
- a CDS encoding histidine phosphatase family protein, which produces MYPLVYIARHGQTQWNAEGRLQGQADTDINAFGRAQATRNGRRLAEFVTNPAEFDFVASPMRRTRETMELMRAAMGLDPFAYRTDPRLVELSFGDWQGFTFAELEARLPGSTHRRRFDKWDFQPPGEGAESYEMLLERIKPWFDALDRQTVCVTHGGVMRCLFRFVEGMSKKDAARLDIQQDRLLRLEGRSLEWL; this is translated from the coding sequence ATGTATCCGCTCGTCTACATCGCACGCCACGGCCAGACGCAGTGGAATGCCGAGGGTCGGCTGCAGGGGCAGGCGGACACCGACATCAACGCGTTCGGCCGCGCGCAGGCGACCCGAAACGGTCGCCGGCTGGCTGAATTCGTAACCAATCCCGCGGAGTTCGACTTCGTCGCCAGCCCGATGCGCCGCACGCGTGAGACGATGGAGCTGATGCGCGCGGCGATGGGACTCGATCCGTTCGCTTACCGCACCGATCCGCGCCTTGTGGAATTGAGCTTCGGCGATTGGCAGGGTTTCACCTTTGCCGAACTCGAAGCGAGGCTTCCCGGCTCGACGCACCGTCGCCGTTTCGACAAATGGGATTTCCAGCCGCCGGGTGAGGGCGCGGAAAGCTACGAAATGCTACTCGAACGGATAAAGCCGTGGTTTGACGCGCTTGACCGGCAGACGGTATGCGTCACCCATGGCGGCGTCATGCGGTGCCTGTTCCGCTTCGTCGAAGGCATGTCCAAGAAGGACGCGGCCCGCCTGGATATCCAGCAGGATCGCCTGCTCCGGCTGGAGGGCCGCAGCTTGGAGTGGTTGTAG